Proteins from a single region of Tautonia marina:
- a CDS encoding ECF-type sigma factor: MADVPELLSSIDRGDPYAADRLLPLVYDELRRLAAARLSCEPHGQSLQATELVHEAYLRLVGHDRDRPFNGRGHFFAAAAEAMRRILVDRARRRHRLKRGGGRSRMRVDLEALLVDPPGDELLALDEALDALAREDPRAAALVNLRAFAGLGLAEAAEAMGLSRRSADREWAYARAWLAHALSGTDVDRSTE; this comes from the coding sequence ATGGCCGACGTTCCCGAACTTCTCTCGTCGATCGATCGCGGCGACCCGTACGCCGCCGACCGCCTGCTGCCCCTGGTCTACGACGAGCTCCGGAGGCTCGCCGCCGCCCGGCTATCGTGCGAGCCGCACGGCCAGTCGCTCCAGGCCACCGAGCTCGTCCACGAAGCGTACCTCCGCCTCGTCGGCCACGACCGCGACCGCCCCTTCAACGGCCGCGGTCACTTCTTCGCCGCCGCGGCGGAGGCGATGCGCCGCATCCTCGTCGACCGCGCCCGCAGGCGGCACCGCCTGAAGCGTGGTGGCGGTCGCAGCCGGATGCGCGTCGACCTCGAGGCCCTGCTCGTCGACCCGCCAGGCGACGAACTGCTCGCCCTCGACGAGGCCCTCGACGCCCTTGCCCGAGAGGATCCCAGGGCCGCCGCCTTGGTCAACCTCCGCGCCTTCGCCGGCCTGGGCCTCGCCGAAGCGGCCGAGGCGATGGGCCTCTCTCGACGCTCCGCCGATCGTGAGTGGGCCTACGCCCGCGCCTGGCTCGCCCACGCGCTCTCCGGGACCGACGTGGATCGCTCAACCGAATAA
- a CDS encoding ECF-type sigma factor has translation MNDVTRLLSAIEDGDLRSAEQLLPLVYEELRKLAANRLEQEKSGQTLQATALVHEAYLRLVDGAGDRCWNGRGHFFAAAAEAMRRILVENARRRRRLKYGGDQRRIDQVDLAVEPADRLDLLDLDEALSRLAREEPRKAELVKLRTFAGLSLEQAAACLGISEATAKRDWAVARASLFDALTDRDEGPSGNKSGES, from the coding sequence ATGAACGACGTGACGCGCCTCCTCTCGGCGATCGAGGACGGTGACCTCCGGTCAGCGGAGCAGTTGTTGCCGCTGGTCTACGAAGAGCTGCGCAAGCTCGCCGCCAACCGACTGGAGCAGGAGAAGTCGGGACAGACGCTCCAGGCCACGGCGTTGGTGCACGAGGCGTACCTCCGGCTGGTCGACGGTGCCGGTGATCGCTGCTGGAACGGCCGTGGCCACTTCTTTGCCGCCGCGGCCGAGGCCATGCGCCGCATCCTCGTCGAGAACGCACGCCGCAGGCGACGGCTCAAGTACGGGGGCGACCAGCGGCGTATCGACCAGGTGGACCTCGCCGTTGAGCCGGCCGATCGGTTGGACCTGCTCGACCTGGATGAGGCCCTGAGCCGACTCGCCAGAGAAGAGCCGCGCAAGGCCGAGTTAGTCAAGCTCCGGACCTTCGCCGGGCTCTCCCTGGAGCAGGCCGCCGCCTGCCTGGGCATCTCCGAGGCCACAGCCAAGCGCGACTGGGCTGTGGCCCGCGCCTCGCTCTTCGACGCCCTCACCGATCGCGACGAGGGCCCTTCGGGGAATAAATCGGGCGAGTCATGA